TTTAATCGTAGTGGTTGAGTCACTAAATAATTGCAGTGGGTTGGGAGTTGATAATTTCATTTGCTCACCTCTTTACCCTGCAACGCAATTTCTGCATCTGCTGGCATTCCAATTTTGGCACAGGGGAAATCTGAACCAGAGTAGGGATTTTCTGGGTGAAAGCAGCCAGGAGGGTTTTCTAGCTGAATCCGCACGCCTACTACTTGTCTCACCCGATCTTTTTGGAAGTAGATATTTTCCGGGGTAAAAGAGGCTTGAGGATCGACAGCAATAACTGTCCCTATGAGAGGTTTTTCCAGCGCAGAATCAAGAAAGATTTTGGTTGTTTGTCCTAAACGCACTTTCCCAATATCGCCTTCGGGAATAAAACCTCGCAAATATACTGTCTTGGGGTCAACTACTGTCAAAATCTTGGTTTGACTGCTGACTACAGTACCTATTTCTGCACTGCGGGCAGTTACTACCCCATCTAAAGGACTAACAACATTTAAATCTTTTTTCGAGTCTTCTATTTGGGTAAGAATTTGCTGTTTTGATGCTAAGGCATCTTTTACTTTGGCGTGAGCAGATTTTACCTTTGCTTGGGCAGATTTCAGTTGAGCAAAACTCTGTTCTTTTTTTCTGTTTAACGCTTCTATTTGGGCATTGCGAATCCCCGGATTGAAACTTGTAGTTTTAGCTTGGGTGAATGCCCCAACAACAGCGCGTAATTGTTCCTGTCCAGCATTTACTGCTGCTTTTCGTGCTTCTAATGTAGCTACTGCTGTGTCAAAGGTGGTCTGGGCTTGGTCAAATTGTTGTTGATTAATAGCCCCTTCTGTTACCAGTTTGGCATAGCGATCGCGATTAATTTTCGCTAATTTTACTTCTGCCTGTGCTTGCTTTGTTTGTGCTTGCGCTTGTAATAATTGTGCCTTGGCTCCCGCTACGTTAGATAGTGCCTGTTGAACTCTTCCTTCCGTATCTCCTTGAGATTGGTGAAAATTAAGTTTTGCTTCACTGATTTGGCTATCAATTTGTTCTATTCCACTTTCCACTTGAGTCGCATCGGAAATTGCTTGCTGTTCATCAGATTCAGCAGATGCAACCCTAGCCTCAGCGCCCCGCAGTTGTTCTTGTAGCAGTTGGTCGTTACTGTCATCCAACTTGATTAATTCTTGCCCCTTCTTGACCGCAGCCCCTTC
This genomic interval from Nostoc sp. KVJ3 contains the following:
- a CDS encoding HlyD family secretion protein, whose translation is MSQTASTPEGIINVPVPKSKQERKKPIFLLLGLLFIAGGIGYLLWHSQQQGAANILRVSGRIEGYETEIGVKRSGRIVSIAVREGAAVKKGQELIKLDDSNDQLLQEQLRGAEARVASAESDEQQAISDATQVESGIEQIDSQISEAKLNFHQSQGDTEGRVQQALSNVAGAKAQLLQAQAQTKQAQAEVKLAKINRDRYAKLVTEGAINQQQFDQAQTTFDTAVATLEARKAAVNAGQEQLRAVVGAFTQAKTTSFNPGIRNAQIEALNRKKEQSFAQLKSAQAKVKSAHAKVKDALASKQQILTQIEDSKKDLNVVSPLDGVVTARSAEIGTVVSSQTKILTVVDPKTVYLRGFIPEGDIGKVRLGQTTKIFLDSALEKPLIGTVIAVDPQASFTPENIYFQKDRVRQVVGVRIQLENPPGCFHPENPYSGSDFPCAKIGMPADAEIALQGKEVSK